Proteins from a single region of Pseudorasbora parva isolate DD20220531a chromosome 22, ASM2467924v1, whole genome shotgun sequence:
- the hap1 gene encoding trafficking kinesin-binding protein 1 isoform X1: protein MSEEMEVWSSSGLEESERDSSISHDEDDEEPEDEEEPDTEGLCRELVEVLCSERVGQITKTYHDIEAVTHLLEEKERDLELAARIGQSLLKQNKALTERNKLLDEQLEIAQEEISQLRHELSMRDDLLHFYASTEDIEHASETLLIRNDSSLSLSNYVNYDFLQQKLKGLEEENFKLRTEANEITFETNNYEEQEQQLMMVCVDELSTANKRVVSLSEELARKVEDSLRQQEEISALLGQIVDLEQRCKGLTAENEELTQHLNASRESQAQLKTELKELQERYSECEDMLHEAREDIKNLRNKSLPNSTVQRYSTLAAVFPMDSLAAEIEGTFRKGLDSPAPTEYKNHPLRVFETVKVANQAARLRSQNLSPQVPGSSPASLRSSRISTPRTSYYESDNVSINLEDKHSPPTHTHDHGLLESKRLGQPGTPGGQDLEEALRSLSERQESHTSERPFFEVERERKLRALQSGSSGSGGGSSGFLTPNGSVASTGTNYSGTSTHSSGTGSSRSYLPERLQIVKPLEGSVTLHQWQQLAKPNLGGILHPRPGVLTKDFRELDVDFQHVYSLNDLEEDEPDPSKFPNLLHGTVVTSPRPNIPQTSPTHPTTSCQILHPSVLLSSFSTSIRPRSASACGSCEHVRTSSGLQCASTSHLHPISSLGLLQLVSQHGISAATHPSSSLIHSLTASSEERQREQQRKAKEQQRNIFSVNLVEKLRSLGLYKVVARGLMDYGRKEKPDSNNSPP from the exons ATGAGTGAAGAAATGGAGGTGTGGAGCAGTTCGGGACTggaagagagcgagagagacagCAGCATAAGCCACGATGAAGACGATGAAGAACCAGAGGACGAAGAGGAACCCGACACTGAGGGACTGTGCAGGGAGCTGGTGGAAG TGTTGTGTTCAGAGAGAGTTGGTCAAATCACAAAGACGTATCATGACATTGAGGCAGTTACACATCTGCTTGAGGAG AAAGAGCGGGATCTGGAATTGGCAGCCCGGATTGGACAATCGCTGCTCAAGCAGAATAAAGCCCTGACTGAACGAAACAAGCTACTGGACGAACAGCTGGAAATTGCCCAGGAAGAG ATTTCCCAGCTGCGTCATGAGCTCTCCATGAGAGACGATCTCCTGCACTTTTATGCCAGCACTGAAGATATTGAGCATGCCTCAGAAACACT GCTTATACGGAATGATTCGTCCTTGTCTCTCAGCAACTACGTCAATTACGACTTTCTGCAACAGAAACTCAAGGGTTTGGAAGAGGAGAACTTTAAATTGCGCACAGAG GCTAATGAGATAACCTTTGAGACCAACAACTATGAGGAACAAGAGCAACAGCTTATGATGGTGTGTGTGGATGAACTCT CGACAGCAAATAAGCGGGTTGTATCTCTGTCGGAGGAGTTGGCCCGGAAGGTGGAAGATTCGCTAAGACAGCAAGAGGAGATTAGTGCCCTCCTGGGACAGATTGTTGACCTGGAGCAGCGCTGCAAAGGG CTCACTGCTGAGAACGAGGAGTTAACTCAACATCTGAATGCCTCCCGGGAATCCCAAGCGCAGCTTAAAACAGAG CTGAAGGAACTGCAGGAGAGGTACTCTGAATGTGAGGACATGCTCCATGAAGCCAGAGAAGACATTAAAAACCTGCGCAACAAGAGTCTGCCCAACAGCACTGTGCAGCGTTATAGCACCCTGGCTGCGGTCTTCCCAATGGATTCACTCGCGGCTGAGATTGAAGGAACCTTCCGGAAAGGCCTAGACAGCCCAGCACCCACTGAGTACAA GAATCATCCACTGCGAGTGTTTGAGACAGTGAAAGTGGCCAATCAGGCGGCTCGGCTACGTTCTCAGAATCTCTCTCCCCAGGTTCCGGGTTCAAGCCCTGCATCATTGCGCTCTAGTCGAATCAGTACACCGCGGACCAGTTATTACGAATCGGACAATGTTAGCATCAACCTGGAGGATAAGCACTCGCctccgacacacacacatgatcatgG GTTGCTGGAGTCGAAGCGTTTGGGCCAGCCAGGTACGCCAGGTGGGCAGGATTTAGAGGAAGCGCTTCGGTCTCTCTCAGAGCGTCAGGAGAGCCACACATCAGAGCGTCCGTTCTTCGAGGTGGAGCGAGAAAGGAAACTGCGCGCCCTGCAGAGTGGAAGCAGCGGCAGTGGCGGCGGCTCCAGTGGCTTCCTGACACCCAATGGCAGCGTTGCATCCACAGGAACTAACTACTCTGGCACCTCCACGCATTCGTCAGGCACAGGCTCCTCCCGCTCGTACCTGCCCGAACGGCTGCAGATAGTCAAGCCGCTGGAGG GCTCAGTGACTCTGCACCAATGGCAGCAGCTGGCCAAGCCCAATCTCGGGGGcatcctgcacccacgccccgGTGTCCTCACCAAAGACTTCAGAGAGCTGGACGTGGATTTTCAGCATGTCTACAGCCTCAACGACCTTGAGGAAGATGAGCCTGATCCGTCCAAATTCCCCAACCTCCTGCACGGCACTGTGG TCACTTCACCCAGACCTAACATCCCTCAGACCTCCCCCACGCACCCGACCACTAGCTGTCAGATCCTCCATCCCTCTGTCCTCCTCTCCTCCTTCTCCACCAG CATTCGGCCCCGCAGTGCGTCCGCTTGTGGGAGCTGTGAGCATGTGAGGACGTCCTCAGGCCTCCAGTGCGCCTCCACATCGCACCTGCACCCGATCTCATCCCTCGGTCTGCTGCAACTTGTATCACAGCATGGCATCTCAGCCGCAACCCATCCCAGCTCTTCTCTCATTCACTCCCTCACCGCATCCTCAGAGGAAAGACAACGAGAACAGCAAAGAAAAGCGAAGGAACAGCAGAGAAACATTTTCAGCGTCAATCTTGTGGAAAAGCTCAGAAGCTTGGGTCTGTACAAAGTGGTTGCCAGAGGACTGATGGATTATGGTCGAAAAGAAAAACCAGACTCGAATAACAGTCCCCCTTGA
- the hap1 gene encoding trafficking kinesin-binding protein 1 isoform X2, with protein sequence MSEEMEVWSSSGLEESERDSSISHDEDDEEPEDEEEPDTEGLCRELVEVLCSERVGQITKTYHDIEAVTHLLEEKERDLELAARIGQSLLKQNKALTERNKLLDEQLEIAQEEISQLRHELSMRDDLLHFYASTEDIEHASETLLIRNDSSLSLSNYVNYDFLQQKLKGLEEENFKLRTEANEITFETNNYEEQEQQLMMVCVDELSTANKRVVSLSEELARKVEDSLRQQEEISALLGQIVDLEQRCKGLTAENEELTQHLNASRESQAQLKTELKELQERYSECEDMLHEAREDIKNLRNKSLPNSTVQRYSTLAAVFPMDSLAAEIEGTFRKGLDSPAPTEYKNHPLRVFETVKVANQAARLRSQNLSPQVPGSSPASLRSSRISTPRTSYYESDNVSINLEDKHSPPTHTHDHGLLESKRLGQPGTPGGQDLEEALRSLSERQESHTSERPFFEVERERKLRALQSGSSGSGGGSSGFLTPNGSVASTGTNYSGTSTHSSGTGSSRSYLPERLQIVKPLEGSVTLHQWQQLAKPNLGGILHPRPGVLTKDFRELDVDFQHVYSLNDLEEDEPDPSKFPNLLHGTVVTSPRPNIPQTSPTHPTTSCQILHPSVLLSSFSTRKRWNRLFVQL encoded by the exons ATGAGTGAAGAAATGGAGGTGTGGAGCAGTTCGGGACTggaagagagcgagagagacagCAGCATAAGCCACGATGAAGACGATGAAGAACCAGAGGACGAAGAGGAACCCGACACTGAGGGACTGTGCAGGGAGCTGGTGGAAG TGTTGTGTTCAGAGAGAGTTGGTCAAATCACAAAGACGTATCATGACATTGAGGCAGTTACACATCTGCTTGAGGAG AAAGAGCGGGATCTGGAATTGGCAGCCCGGATTGGACAATCGCTGCTCAAGCAGAATAAAGCCCTGACTGAACGAAACAAGCTACTGGACGAACAGCTGGAAATTGCCCAGGAAGAG ATTTCCCAGCTGCGTCATGAGCTCTCCATGAGAGACGATCTCCTGCACTTTTATGCCAGCACTGAAGATATTGAGCATGCCTCAGAAACACT GCTTATACGGAATGATTCGTCCTTGTCTCTCAGCAACTACGTCAATTACGACTTTCTGCAACAGAAACTCAAGGGTTTGGAAGAGGAGAACTTTAAATTGCGCACAGAG GCTAATGAGATAACCTTTGAGACCAACAACTATGAGGAACAAGAGCAACAGCTTATGATGGTGTGTGTGGATGAACTCT CGACAGCAAATAAGCGGGTTGTATCTCTGTCGGAGGAGTTGGCCCGGAAGGTGGAAGATTCGCTAAGACAGCAAGAGGAGATTAGTGCCCTCCTGGGACAGATTGTTGACCTGGAGCAGCGCTGCAAAGGG CTCACTGCTGAGAACGAGGAGTTAACTCAACATCTGAATGCCTCCCGGGAATCCCAAGCGCAGCTTAAAACAGAG CTGAAGGAACTGCAGGAGAGGTACTCTGAATGTGAGGACATGCTCCATGAAGCCAGAGAAGACATTAAAAACCTGCGCAACAAGAGTCTGCCCAACAGCACTGTGCAGCGTTATAGCACCCTGGCTGCGGTCTTCCCAATGGATTCACTCGCGGCTGAGATTGAAGGAACCTTCCGGAAAGGCCTAGACAGCCCAGCACCCACTGAGTACAA GAATCATCCACTGCGAGTGTTTGAGACAGTGAAAGTGGCCAATCAGGCGGCTCGGCTACGTTCTCAGAATCTCTCTCCCCAGGTTCCGGGTTCAAGCCCTGCATCATTGCGCTCTAGTCGAATCAGTACACCGCGGACCAGTTATTACGAATCGGACAATGTTAGCATCAACCTGGAGGATAAGCACTCGCctccgacacacacacatgatcatgG GTTGCTGGAGTCGAAGCGTTTGGGCCAGCCAGGTACGCCAGGTGGGCAGGATTTAGAGGAAGCGCTTCGGTCTCTCTCAGAGCGTCAGGAGAGCCACACATCAGAGCGTCCGTTCTTCGAGGTGGAGCGAGAAAGGAAACTGCGCGCCCTGCAGAGTGGAAGCAGCGGCAGTGGCGGCGGCTCCAGTGGCTTCCTGACACCCAATGGCAGCGTTGCATCCACAGGAACTAACTACTCTGGCACCTCCACGCATTCGTCAGGCACAGGCTCCTCCCGCTCGTACCTGCCCGAACGGCTGCAGATAGTCAAGCCGCTGGAGG GCTCAGTGACTCTGCACCAATGGCAGCAGCTGGCCAAGCCCAATCTCGGGGGcatcctgcacccacgccccgGTGTCCTCACCAAAGACTTCAGAGAGCTGGACGTGGATTTTCAGCATGTCTACAGCCTCAACGACCTTGAGGAAGATGAGCCTGATCCGTCCAAATTCCCCAACCTCCTGCACGGCACTGTGG TCACTTCACCCAGACCTAACATCCCTCAGACCTCCCCCACGCACCCGACCACTAGCTGTCAGATCCTCCATCCCTCTGTCCTCCTCTCCTCCTTCTCCACCAG GAAACGCTGGAACCGGCTGTTTGTACAGTTATAA